The following coding sequences are from one Cercospora beticola chromosome 4, complete sequence window:
- a CDS encoding mitochondrial 54S ribosomal protein bL32m, whose product MATLRAPSASLLSAFLPVVRARLLPQEAAVRRIPLLQQIQQLRAAASLLPAVLVPIPSLLEQIWDGILKAVPKKKTSHMKKRHRQMAGKALKDVTALNKCSACGRVKRAHVLCPYCVNSIKQWFANGFKSKQEVEADKEKKFDELNAERELLGRKPYRWEDLYDDKKTDAKV is encoded by the exons ATGGCGACGTTACGAGCTCCATCAGCATCTCTCCTCTCGGCCTTCCTCCCGGTGGTGCGCGCGCGTCTCCTTCCACAAGAAGCGGCAGTGCGCCGGATacctcttctccagcaaATACAGCAACTTCGAGCAGCCGCAAGCCTTTTACCTGCCGTGCTTGTGCCCATTCCATCATTACTCGAGCAAATATGGGACGGAATACTGAAGGCGGTGcctaagaagaagacgagccaCATGAAGAAGCGGCATCGACAAATGGCAGGCAAGGCACTGAAGGATGTTACCGCATTGAACAAGTGCAGCGCATGTGGGAGGGTCAAGCGAGCACACGTGCTATGTCCATACTGCGTGAACA GCATCAAGCAATGGTTCGCCAACGGCTTCAAGTCAAAGCAAGAGGTGGAAGCCGACAAAGAGAAGAAATTTGATGAGCTCAATGCGGAACGAGAACTTTTGGGTAGGAAGCCCTACAGATGGGAAGATTTGTACGACGATAAAAAGACGGACGCAAAAGTGTAG
- the SPN2 gene encoding Septin Spn2, which yields MAAATMNAQQPQSVFPKSHVGFDSITTQIEKKLLKRGFQFNVICVGQTGLGKSTLINTIFASHLVDSKGRLTPNEPIRQTTEIHPVAHVIEENGVRLRLNIVDTPGYGDLVNNDRCWDPIVKYIKDQHSAYLRKELTAQRERYIQDTRIHCCLYFISPTGHSLKPIDIVVLKKLSETVNVVPVIAKSDSLTLEERQLFKDRIKEEFAFHNIRMYPYENEEYDSEEAAMNSQIKSIIPFAVVGSERNINVNGKTVRGRQNRWGTINVEDEKHCEFVYLRDFLTRTHLQDLIETTSQIHYESFRAKQLLALKESSAQVHGGSRPISPAADRELSRQSQRMTMNGY from the exons ATGGCTGCCGCGACGATGAATGCGCAGCAGCCCCAGAGCGTGTTTCCCAAGAGCCACGTTGGTTTCGACAGCATCACCACccagatcgagaagaagctgttgaAGCGCGGGTTTCAATTCAACGTCATCTGTGTCG GTCAAACCGGTCTCGGCAAGTCGACTCTCATCAACACCATTTTCGCATCGCACCTCGTCGACAGCAAGGGCCGTCTCACACCCAACGAGCCTATCCGCCAAACCACCGAGATCCACCCAGTTGCACATGTCATTGAGGAGAACGGTGTGCGTCTGCGCCTGAACATTGTCGACACTCCTGGCTATGGCGATCTGGTCAACAACGACCGCTGCTGGGATCCTATCGTCAAATACATCAAGGACCAACACAGCGCATACCTGCGAAAAGAGTTGACTGCCCAGCGTGAGCGATACATTCAGGACACTCGCATTCACTGCTGCCTGTACTTCATCTCCCCAACTGGCCACTCTTTGAAGCCAATTGATATTGTCGTGCTCAAGAAGCTGAGTGAGACGGTCAATGTCGTGCCTGTCATCGCCAAGTCTGATAGTCTCACTCTGGAGGAGAGACAGCTGTTCAAGGACCGCATCAAGGAGGAGTTTGCTTTCCACAACATCCGCATGTACCCCTACGAGAATGAGGAGTACGATTCGGAGGAGGCGGCAATGAACTCCCAGATCAAG TCCATCATTCCATTCGCAGTTGTCGGCAGTGAGCGCAACATCAACGTTAACGGCAAGACCGTGCGTGGCCGCCAGAACCGCTGGGGAACCATCAAcgtcgaggacgagaagcaCTGCGAATTTGTCTATCTCCGCGACTTCCTGACGCGCACACACCTGCAGGACCTGATCGAGACCACTTCTCAGATCCACTACGAGTCTTTCCGTGCCAAGCAGCTGCTCGCACTCAAGGAGAGCTCCGCCCAAGTGCACGGTGGTAGCCGGCCCATCTCCCCAGCAGCCGACCGGGAGCTCAGCAGACAAAGCCAGCGCATGACCATGAACGGGTACTAG